CTCTTCCTTTTAAAAAAGTGTCGGTTGTAAGGCTTTTGGTCGAAAGCTTTTTCGATGAATAGGAGAAAAGCCATATCTTTGTATCGCTTCGATATGCTCCTTCGTTCCATATCCTTTGTGTTTACAAAAGCCATATTCTGGATACTCTTTATCCATTTCACACATGATGCGATCTCGTGTGACCTTAGCCAAAATTGAGGCCGCCATGACCTCTTTTATGGTTTGGTCAGCTTTGATTACGGGTTCGATGTTTTCAACACCGAATTTCGAATTGCCATCGAAAATATAACGCTTTGCATGAAGGGCGCTAATAATCTCTTTGAGTCCTTGGGAGATACAAGCTGAAATACCTATTTGATCAATTGTATCGTTATCGATGATGACGATTGTATATTGTGTGGCGTTGATGATTTTTTCATAAAGCTTCTCTCTTGCTTGAGGCGAGAGTTTTTTGGAGTCATCAAGCTTGT
The Nitratiruptor sp. SB155-2 genome window above contains:
- a CDS encoding ribonuclease HII — protein: MQICGIDEAGRGPLAGPLVMAGVVFTQRVYKLDDSKKLSPQAREKLYEKIINATQYTIVIIDNDTIDQIGISACISQGLKEIISALHAKRYIFDGNSKFGVENIEPVIKADQTIKEVMAASILAKVTRDRIMCEMDKEYPEYGFCKHKGYGTKEHIEAIQRYGFSPIHRKSFRPKALQPTLF